Proteins encoded by one window of Massilia sp. NR 4-1:
- a CDS encoding potassium transporter Kup, with amino-acid sequence MTSQQHKKSSLVALTLAAVGIVYGDIGTSPLYTLKTVFDPEHGLVLNAPNLLGIVSLIFWGLTLIVSLKYVTLVLRADNRGEGGIMALMALALSSVSRHSRWHTMLLLVGVFGATLFYGDSVITPAISVLSAIEGLEVATPAFSPYVVPLTIVVLVALYAVQSHGTAGIGKWFAPVMVIWFAALAAMGIVNIVKSPAILAAVNPWHALVFMYENRFIAFVALGAVVLAFTGAEALYADMGHFGKKPIRMAWFLIAFPALALNYLGQGGLLLAHPEAISNPFYQQLGAWSVYPLVILSTMATVIASQATISGTFSMTKQAIALGLLPRMRICHTSESEIGQIYIPAVNWLQLAVVLLAVVGFGSSENLAAAYGIAVTATMLATTVLTFFVIRYRWKLPLLLCFAATGFFIVIDIMLFSASTLKLFHGGWFPLLLGGILFTTMLTWRTGRQLVFKNLEKHAIPLEDFLNSLFMAPPLRVPGTAIFLRGESDGVPHALLHNLSHNKVLHERVVFFTIHIVEEPWVPPAEQVRITPLGHDCYQLNVYYGFKDEADIPKVLEMCAEHGLQFEMMETSFFIARQTVISAPGAGMAPWREHLFVAMSRNARGAADYYQIPTNRVIELGTQVEI; translated from the coding sequence TTGACGTCGCAACAACATAAAAAAAGCAGCCTCGTCGCCCTGACGCTGGCGGCCGTCGGTATCGTGTATGGCGATATCGGCACCAGCCCCCTGTATACCTTGAAGACCGTGTTCGATCCCGAGCACGGCCTGGTTTTGAATGCCCCCAATCTGCTTGGCATCGTTTCCCTGATTTTCTGGGGTCTGACCCTGATCGTTTCGCTCAAATACGTGACCCTGGTGCTGCGCGCCGACAACCGCGGGGAGGGCGGCATCATGGCCCTGATGGCGCTGGCCCTGTCCTCGGTCAGCCGCCATTCGCGCTGGCACACCATGCTGCTGCTGGTGGGCGTGTTCGGCGCCACCCTGTTCTATGGCGACAGCGTGATCACGCCCGCCATCTCGGTGCTGTCGGCCATCGAAGGCCTGGAAGTGGCGACGCCCGCTTTCAGCCCCTATGTGGTGCCGCTCACCATCGTCGTGCTGGTGGCCCTGTACGCCGTGCAGTCGCACGGCACGGCCGGCATCGGCAAATGGTTCGCGCCGGTGATGGTGATCTGGTTTGCCGCGCTGGCCGCCATGGGCATCGTCAATATCGTCAAGTCGCCGGCCATTCTGGCGGCGGTGAATCCCTGGCATGCGCTGGTCTTCATGTATGAAAACCGCTTCATCGCCTTCGTCGCGCTGGGCGCGGTGGTGCTGGCTTTCACCGGCGCCGAGGCGCTGTATGCCGATATGGGCCACTTCGGCAAAAAGCCGATCCGCATGGCCTGGTTCCTGATCGCCTTCCCGGCGCTGGCCCTGAATTATCTGGGGCAGGGCGGTCTGTTGCTGGCCCATCCCGAGGCGATTTCCAATCCTTTCTATCAGCAACTGGGCGCCTGGAGCGTTTATCCGCTGGTGATCCTGTCCACCATGGCGACCGTGATCGCCTCGCAGGCGACCATTTCCGGCACCTTCTCCATGACCAAGCAGGCTATCGCCCTCGGCCTGCTGCCGCGCATGCGCATCTGCCATACCTCCGAAAGCGAGATCGGCCAGATCTACATCCCGGCCGTGAACTGGCTGCAGCTGGCCGTGGTGCTGCTGGCCGTGGTCGGTTTCGGCTCCTCGGAAAACCTGGCCGCCGCCTACGGCATCGCCGTCACCGCCACCATGCTGGCCACCACCGTCCTGACCTTCTTCGTGATCCGCTACCGCTGGAAGCTGCCGCTGCTGCTGTGCTTTGCTGCCACCGGCTTCTTCATCGTGATCGACATCATGCTGTTCTCGGCCAGCACGCTCAAGCTGTTCCACGGCGGCTGGTTCCCGCTGCTCTTGGGCGGCATCCTGTTTACCACCATGCTCACCTGGCGCACCGGCCGCCAGCTGGTGTTCAAGAACCTGGAAAAGCACGCGATCCCGCTGGAAGACTTCCTCAATTCCCTGTTCATGGCGCCGCCGCTGCGCGTGCCGGGCACCGCCATCTTCCTGCGCGGCGAGAGCGACGGCGTGCCGCATGCGCTGCTGCATAACCTCTCGCACAACAAGGTGCTGCACGAACGCGTGGTCTTCTTCACCATTCATATCGTGGAAGAGCCCTGGGTGCCGCCGGCCGAGCAGGTGCGCATCACGCCTTTGGGCCACGACTGCTACCAGCTCAATGTGTACTACGGCTTCAAGGACGAAGCCGATATTCCGAAGGTGCTGGAGATGTGCGCCGAGCATGGCCTGCAGTTCGAGATGATGGAAACCTCCTTCTTCATCGCGCGCCAGACCGTGATCTCGGCCCCCGGCGCCGGCATGGCCCCGTGGCGCGAGCATCTGTTCGTGGCCATGTCGCGCAATGCGCGCGGCGCCGCCGATTACTATCAGATTCCAACCAACCGTGTGATCGAACTGGGCACGCAGGTGGAAATTTGA
- a CDS encoding FKBP-type peptidyl-prolyl cis-trans isomerase, with translation MNSIFKQIATLACALALAACGGAKDYSEPVVLDPLTQVAELTKTEIAVGSGNPVANGDRVDVRYVTYIYNRDAVDKKGTKLDAGQLSVPLGAGNNYVPGFEMGILGMRLGGKRLVAVPSALAYGPNGRPPSVPPNTGLLFEFELVSVYPK, from the coding sequence ATGAACTCGATTTTCAAACAGATTGCTACCCTGGCATGTGCCCTGGCTCTCGCAGCCTGCGGCGGCGCCAAAGACTATTCCGAACCCGTGGTCCTGGACCCGCTGACCCAAGTCGCCGAGCTGACCAAGACCGAGATCGCCGTCGGCAGCGGCAACCCGGTGGCCAACGGCGACCGCGTCGACGTGCGCTACGTGACCTATATCTACAACCGCGATGCGGTGGACAAGAAAGGCACCAAGCTGGACGCCGGCCAGTTGAGCGTTCCGCTGGGCGCGGGCAACAACTATGTGCCTGGCTTTGAAATGGGCATCCTCGGCATGCGCCTTGGCGGCAAACGCCTGGTCGCCGTGCCGAGCGCCCTGGCTTATGGCCCGAATGGCCGTCCGCCCTCAGTTCCGCCGAATACCGGCCTGCTGTTCGAGTTCGAGCTGGTGAGCGTCTACCCGAAATAA
- a CDS encoding organic hydroperoxide resistance protein: MSIKQVLYRANAKSTGGREGRSVSSDGVLDVKLTTPKELGGNGAVGSNPEQLFAAGYSACFIGAMKFVGGRDKIAVPADTSIDATVGIGAIETGFGIEVELKISLPGLDRATAEKLVQAAHIVCPYSNATRGNIDVTLTIV, encoded by the coding sequence ATGTCGATCAAACAAGTTCTGTACCGCGCCAACGCCAAATCCACCGGTGGCCGCGAAGGCCGCTCCGTCAGCAGCGACGGCGTGCTGGACGTGAAACTGACCACGCCGAAAGAACTGGGCGGCAATGGCGCCGTCGGCAGCAATCCGGAACAGCTGTTCGCCGCCGGCTACTCGGCCTGCTTCATCGGCGCCATGAAATTCGTCGGCGGCCGCGACAAGATCGCCGTGCCGGCCGACACCTCGATCGACGCCACCGTGGGCATCGGCGCCATCGAAACCGGCTTCGGCATCGAAGTGGAACTGAAAATCTCGCTGCCGGGCCTGGACCGCGCCACCGCCGAGAAACTGGTGCAAGCCGCCCACATCGTCTGCCCTTACTCGAACGCCACCCGCGGCAATATCGACGTGACCCTGACCATCGTTTAA
- the rarD gene encoding EamA family transporter RarD: protein MNTGILYAVLAFLCWGLFPLYFHALGAMPAMEILAHRMLWSLVFLLIVLLLRRQWSWLGAVLRQPKVLASFIASSLLLSANWFVYIWAVNNGHVIDASLGYFINPLFNVLLGLLVLKEKLRRGQWLAIGVAASGVLWLTWQAGQLPWIALLLGISFGGYGLLRKTAALAALEGLSFETLLLFPLAAGYVVWLTLHGANTFLNTDSSAMRWLLAAAGPITAVPLLLFAAGARRIPLSVLGMLQYISPTMQMLLGMFVFHEAFSSERLAGFIVIWSALALYMAEGWWASRRAA from the coding sequence ATGAACACCGGCATCCTCTATGCAGTCCTGGCCTTTTTGTGCTGGGGCTTGTTTCCCCTGTATTTCCACGCCCTGGGCGCCATGCCGGCCATGGAAATCCTGGCGCACCGCATGCTGTGGTCCCTGGTCTTCCTCCTCATCGTGCTTTTGCTGCGGCGCCAGTGGAGCTGGCTGGGCGCGGTGCTGCGCCAACCCAAGGTGCTGGCCAGCTTTATCGCCAGTTCCCTGCTGCTGAGCGCGAACTGGTTTGTGTATATCTGGGCCGTTAACAACGGCCATGTGATCGACGCCAGCCTCGGCTATTTCATCAATCCCCTGTTCAATGTGCTGCTGGGTCTGCTGGTACTCAAGGAAAAACTGCGGCGCGGCCAGTGGCTGGCGATCGGCGTGGCGGCCAGCGGCGTGCTGTGGCTGACCTGGCAGGCAGGCCAGTTGCCGTGGATCGCCCTGCTGCTGGGTATTTCCTTTGGCGGCTACGGCCTGCTGCGCAAGACGGCCGCGCTGGCGGCGCTGGAAGGCTTGTCGTTTGAAACCCTGCTGCTGTTCCCGCTGGCGGCCGGCTATGTCGTCTGGCTCACGCTGCACGGCGCGAATACCTTCCTCAACACCGACAGCAGCGCCATGCGCTGGCTGCTGGCGGCGGCCGGGCCGATCACCGCCGTTCCGCTGCTGCTGTTCGCGGCCGGCGCGCGCCGCATTCCGCTGTCGGTGCTGGGCATGCTGCAATACATCTCGCCGACCATGCAGATGCTGCTCGGCATGTTCGTCTTCCACGAAGCCTTCTCGTCCGAGCGCCTGGCCGGCTTCATCGTGATCTGGAGCGCGCTGGCCCTGTACATGGCCGAGGGCTGGTGGGCCAGCCGGCGCGCCGCGTAA
- a CDS encoding crotonase/enoyl-CoA hydratase family protein yields MTKQQRVTTTIADGLAYVRLSRPEQHNAIDFDMLHAVVKAARSLRKQPGVRAVIVHGEGPSFCSGLDFKSVLARPMRGLLHYAQLWYGWRNNFQDWSMGWRDVPVPVIAAIHGNCFGGGIQLALGADIRIATPDARLSLMEAKWGLIPDMGGVALLRELVPIDVAKELVLSGRVFSGAEAKELQLVTHLADDPLAAAEALAAELSTRSPDALAAGKFLLQRAWSKSESGALAQERRWQRRLMGFANNRIAIQNNKGSKNPQIQAFKPRSIQR; encoded by the coding sequence ATGACGAAACAGCAGCGCGTCACCACCACCATTGCCGACGGCCTGGCCTATGTGCGCCTGTCACGTCCCGAGCAGCACAACGCCATCGATTTCGACATGCTGCATGCGGTGGTGAAGGCCGCCCGCAGCCTGCGCAAGCAGCCCGGCGTGCGCGCCGTGATCGTGCATGGGGAAGGCCCATCGTTCTGCTCCGGCCTGGATTTCAAAAGCGTGCTGGCGCGGCCCATGCGCGGGCTGCTGCACTATGCCCAGCTGTGGTACGGCTGGCGCAATAACTTCCAGGACTGGAGCATGGGCTGGCGCGACGTGCCGGTGCCCGTGATCGCGGCGATCCACGGCAACTGCTTCGGCGGCGGCATCCAGCTCGCGCTGGGCGCCGACATCCGCATCGCCACGCCGGATGCGCGCCTGTCGCTGATGGAAGCGAAATGGGGTCTGATTCCCGATATGGGCGGCGTGGCCCTGCTGCGCGAGCTGGTGCCGATCGATGTGGCCAAGGAGCTGGTGCTCTCCGGCCGCGTCTTCAGCGGCGCGGAGGCGAAAGAACTCCAGCTCGTCACCCACCTGGCCGACGATCCGCTGGCGGCGGCCGAAGCCCTTGCCGCCGAACTCTCGACCCGCTCGCCGGACGCCCTGGCCGCCGGCAAATTCCTGCTGCAGCGGGCCTGGAGCAAATCCGAATCCGGCGCCCTGGCGCAGGAACGGCGCTGGCAGCGCCGGCTGATGGGCTTTGCCAACAACCGCATCGCCATCCAGAACAACAAAGGCAGCAAAAATCCGCAGATCCAGGCGTTCAAACCGCGCAGCATCCAGCGCTGA
- a CDS encoding GNAT family N-acetyltransferase — MIEWQWRDFDGIPGRDLYELLRQRQEVFVLEQQCLYPDLDGYDQGAHHLLGWREVGGKRELAAYLRCIAPGVKFPEMSLGRVLTTAAARGIGAGRLLVAEGVRQAELQHPGHRIRIGAQAHLEQFYAGFGFQAISAPYDEDGIAHIDMLR; from the coding sequence ATGATCGAATGGCAGTGGCGGGACTTTGACGGCATTCCGGGCCGGGATTTGTATGAGCTGCTGCGCCAGCGCCAGGAGGTGTTCGTGCTGGAGCAGCAGTGTCTCTATCCCGATCTGGACGGCTACGACCAGGGCGCCCACCACCTGCTGGGCTGGCGCGAGGTTGGCGGCAAGCGCGAGCTGGCCGCCTATCTGCGCTGCATCGCGCCCGGCGTGAAATTTCCGGAAATGTCGCTGGGCCGCGTGCTGACCACGGCCGCCGCGCGCGGCATCGGCGCGGGACGGCTGCTGGTGGCCGAAGGCGTGCGCCAGGCTGAATTGCAGCATCCGGGCCACCGCATCCGCATCGGTGCGCAAGCGCATCTGGAACAGTTCTATGCCGGCTTCGGCTTCCAGGCCATCTCCGCGCCCTACGACGAAGACGGCATCGCGCACATCGACATGCTGCGCTGA